Genomic segment of Eremothecium sinecaudum strain ATCC 58844 chromosome VIII, complete sequence:
CAAGTTTCAACATTTTTAACCTCTTATTACTGTAAACTGGACCAATGGATAAAATTTCCTCCGAGCTGTTTCCAAGGCTACGATCCCCGCAAATTATTTCTCGCGGCGTGATATGTCGGCGAAGCTTACACTCTGTGTCAAATCGGAATATAACGGATTGCAACGTCACAGGCAAAACTGCGATTCCTTTTCTTTGAACTGTGGAGATCGCCGGTGCCAAGCGACGTTTACGGTCAATAACGGCTGTGGTAATTAGCTCACTAATAGAATAGCATTGCTCCGAAGATTTTAGAGTCCCTGACGATTGATCTAGAACATTCCTAATACGAAACTCGTGATGATTCTCGTCCTTCTTAATACGTTTATACACTTTACTGTTGCCGCCCAAGTTCCTAACGAAACTACGTAACGGTAACCGTGTAGTGTCCCCGTTGTTTAAGTGAGACAACTCTTTTCTATTTACCAGAGGCTTGTCACAGACACTTTTCCACACTCTAGCAGGTACTCTGGATGCCTTTCCCATAGTGCCGAGTTATTTGCAGCATAGCACGTAATATAAAAAGTGGTAACAACAGTAGCACGTCTGGCGGCTAAATGAACTCGATCTCTAGTAATGCTCTTGTTCGGGTAACCCACCCCGGACTTCTGCCGGTTTGCTCCGTTCATTCGGATGAATTCTACCCTATTATGTTTTTTTTAGGCTGATACCCCAGACGCCGCCTCATATTGGAGAGATAATTGCGGGACAAAACGAAAACTACCGCAACATGTCTCTGTATTAAGCAGTATTAGAGTTTATTGGGGACTATTGTGGAACATACTAATATTAGAGGAGTCATTTACTATGTCAGTGGTGTCGTTCTCATTCCGAGTTTCGGGATTGCTGCGAATAGTTGGATTTGAGCCACTTAATATTTGTATGCGACGGCATCACATATATAAACGGGTATTTACAGATGGATTTTTAGTCCAAAAGTACATAAACTCTCAATTCCATTCTATACCAAGAAGTGTTACTAGTTATCGTGCACTATCCAGTTATAAACCTATAGCAAAATATAATAACAAAATGTCTCCAACTAAGGTGTATCAATCAGCCGAAGAGAATATAAGGGCGGAGTTGGGACTGAACGATGTACTAAAAATTAGGAGAAATGCACCTGTAGCTATTTTGTATGAGGATGCTCTCCGTGAGAAGAAGACTGTAATTTCAAGTACTG
This window contains:
- a CDS encoding HHR244Cp (Syntenic homolog of Ashbya gossypii AFR291C; Syntenic homolog of Saccharomyces cerevisiae YIL152W), which encodes MGKASRVPARVWKSVCDKPLVNRKELSHLNNGDTTRLPLRSFVRNLGGNSKVYKRIKKDENHHEFRIRNVLDQSSGTLKSSEQCYSISELITTAVIDRKRRLAPAISTVQRKGIAVLPVTLQSVIFRFDTECKLRRHITPREIICGDRSLGNSSEEILSIGPVYSNKRLKMLKLDTGRTILISPDMCNTGMIHSGNRIKIDNSLTFELYEGVYWCLRWFKV